GATGCTCACGCTCGCTCCCGGCGCGATGGTGCCGTTGTACGAGACGTTGGTGGCGGTGACCGCCCCGGAGGACGGCGTGTACGTGGCGCCCCAGCCGCCCGTGACCGTCTGCCCCGCGGGCAGCGTGAAGCCGAGTTTCCAGCCGTTGACGGTCGTCGTGCCGGTGTTGGTCAGGGTCACGGTGGCGGTCAGGCCGGTGTTCCAGGCGTTGACCGAGGCCGTCACCTTGCAGGCGCCGGGCTGGGGCTGGGGAGCCGGGCCGGAGCTGTCCAGGCCGAAGAAGGTGAGCACGCGGGACGCCATGCCCTGGGCGTACAGGTTGTGGCCGACGCCCTGGAGGCTGATGGCCTCCACGGGGGCCCGGTCACCCGTGCCGCCGTAGCGGGTGCGGATCCAGCCGGACTGGGGCGTGTCGGTGGTGGCGGGCGTCTGGCTCACGCCCTGCACGTTCGTCCACTGCTTGATCTGCTCCCCGAAGTTGGGGTAGCGCAGGACGTCGTCCTGGGTGCCGTGCCAGATCTGCATCCGGGGGCGGGGACCGGTGTAGCCGGGGTACGCACCCCGGGCGAGGTCGCCCCACTCCTTCGGGGTGCGGGTGACCGTGCCGCCCGAGCAGGCGCTGTTCCACTCGGAGCCGTCGGTGGTGGCGAAGCAGCCGAACGGGACGCCCGAGAAGGCGGCACCCGCCGCGAACACGTCCGGGTAGTCCCCGAGCAGGACGTTCGTCATCATCGCGCCGGAGGAGATGCCGGTGGCGAAGATCCGGCCGGTGTCGGCGTCGTAGGTGCGGGTGGTCCAGTCGATCATCGACTTGATGCCGACGGGGTCGCTGCCGCCGTCGCGGCGCAGGGCCTGGGGCGAGGAGACGTCGAAGCACTTGCTGCTGCGGGTGACGGACGGGTAGAGCACGATGAATCCGTACCGGTCGGCGAGCGTGTCGTACTCGGTGCCGTTGTACATGTCCGGGCCCGAGCCGGTGCACCAGTGCACGGCCACCACCACGGCCGGCTTCGGTGTGACGCTCTCCGGTACATACACGTACATCCGCAGGTTGCTGGGGTTCGCACCGAAGTCCGTGACCTCGGTGAGGGCCGCGGCGGGTACGGCCGCCGGGCGCTTGGAATCACGGGCGGGCTCGCCCGCGGCGGCCGCCGGTGCGGTGAGCGCGGGGGCCGCGAGCAGCGCCAGCAGCGCGGCGACGAGCGCGAGGAGCATCGACCGCAGGGGTCTCCTCGTCGCGGCGTGGGGGGTGGCAGACACGTCCGGGTTCCTTCCGTTGTGAGGTGCGGCGCGCAGGACGTCGTACGGGCGCTTCAGCAGGAGGAGTCGGTCCGGGTCGACAGCGCGAGCCGCCACGGCGACCGGTGGTGCTCGCCGCGGGGTTGGCCCCTGTCCGGGTTCGCGTCGAGGAACGTCCGCGAGGCCGGGGCGGCCTCGGACCACCGGGCGAAACCCGTGTGACCCGGGCTCCAGCGCCCGGCGGTGTCCGCGGTCGTGAAGTGGACGTGCCGATCAGAACGCCGACGGACACCGGCATGAACACGAGCCCACCGACGAACGTACGCATGCACGGAGTCCTCATCGACTCGCCCTCTCATGAAGGGAAGCGTCCGTTCGGCATGGTGGCATGGACATGGCTCGCATGGAAGCGCTCCCACACGATCGCCGCCGTGACCAGAAGCGGCCGAATGTGTTCTGCGCGAGGCGTTGACTAGAAAGCGCTTGCCCCCTACGTTCCGTTCAGCAGTGTGACCCGCTGGTGCGAACGAGGCGCTCGTAGCGGGCACAGTGAACAACATCGCGAACGTCATTCATGTACATGAAAACGGACGCTCCATGAAGGCACCCCACGAGACGCACGACCCGGAAGGCCCTGACCCCATCCACCCCCACGACAGAAGGAATCGGGACATGACTTCTGCGACACGTCCGCACACCCGCGGCCGCGCCTTGACCGGCGCACTGGCCACACTCGGCCTGTCGATTGGCATGATCATGACCACCCAGGCGCCCGCGGCGAGCGCCGCGACCTGGCCCACCCCCAACGGCAGCCAGGGCACCTCCTCCACCATCTCCGTGTCCGGCACCAAGGACTACGGCATGAAGCGGTACTACGGCACCGGAGAACTGGCCGGTGACGGCCAGGAGGAGGGCCAGGACCCGATCTTCAAGCTCGCGAACGGCGCGGTGCTGAAGAACGTCATCCTCGGTGCCCCCGCGGCCGACGGCATCCACTGCGAGGGCAGCTGCACGCTGCAGAACGTCTGGTGGGAGGACGTCGGCGAGGACGCCGCCACCTTCCGCGGCGGCAACGGCGCCACCTACCAGGTGATCGGCGGCGGCGCGAAGAAGGCGGCGGACAAGGTCTTCCAGCACAACGGCGGCGGCACGCTGACCATCTCCAACTTCGCGGTGCAGGAGTTCAAGACGCTCTATCGCTCCTGCGGTGACTGCTCCACGCAGTACACGCGCAAGGTCAACCTCAACACCATCGACGTGACCGGCACCGGCTCCACCGCGCGGCTCGTCGGCATCAACGTCAACCGCAACGACGTGGCGACCCTGCGGAACATCACGATCCGCAACGACTCCGGCCGCAAGGTCGTCCCCTGCCAGAAGTACAACAACAACACCGCCGTCGGCTCGGGACCCGACAGCAAGAACTGCCTCTACTCCACCTCGGACATCACCTACAGGTAGTCCCGGGCAGTCCCCCACGGTGAAGGCGGCCGTGCGGAGCGTCCCGCTGGGCGCTGCGCACGGCCGTCCGTGTCAGGTGCCGCGCACGCGCGCGCGTACCTCCCCGATCAGCTCCCGCTGATAGCCGGTGTAGGCGGCGCGCAGTTCGGTGCCCGGCCAGTCGGCGGGTAGGAGTCCGGGCGGCAGGACGGGGTCGGCGAGCAGGTGCCGTACGACGGCGGCGAAGGCGGTCAGGCGGCCGGCCGGGCGGCGCGCGCCGGCGATGTGGGCGAGCAGGTCCCGGGCCGTGGCGGACCAGGCGCCCAGCGGCCACAGCGTTTCGGCCAATTCGCCCGAGGGCCGGCCGGGGCGGGCCGAGTAGCGCTGGACCACCTGGTCCAGAACGCCGGGGAGGGCGCGGGTCAGGTTGGCGGGCCGCAGCCAGACGCCCTCGCGGAGTTCGGCGAGCCGAAGGGCGGCCAGCCGGGTGCGCAGGTCGGCGCGTTCGGCGGGGCCGCGTCCCGTCGCGGTGATCACGACCATCTCCCAGTCGCCGTCCCACGGGCGCGTGCGCGGGTGCACGGCGTCGTCCTGGCGGCGCTGGCGTTCCAGCAGCCGGTCGCTGAGGCGGTAGCCGCCGTCCGTGCGCCGCAGGTCTCCGGCGGCCACCATCCGGCTGAGCGCCGCCCGCAGGGTCGAGCCGCCGACGTCGAAGCCCTCCACGAGCCGCACGAGTTCCCTGACCGGCAGTTCGGGGGGATGCGTCCCGAGGAGCAGGCTCAGCACGACCGACCGCGCGGACAGCGGGCGCAGATCGAGCGCGCCGGACCGCGCCGGGACGTTCATCGGCATGGTCACGTACTGTACGCGGCGGACGTCGGTGTTGCAGGATTGCTGCGGTCGCAGTCATAGTGCAACACTCGCGGCATGGTCTCGACACCGCACGAACATCAGGCGTACGGCGGACCCGCCACGCACGACGTCACCAACCAGGCCCCGCCCCTCACCCCATACGACGCCTCCGACGACACGGCCCTGCTGGAGGGGCTGCGGCGGGAGGGCGCGGGGTGGGCCGAGGAGGACCTGCGGCGGCTCGGGCGGCAGGCCGGCAGCGCCCAGGCACAGGAGTGGGCCGACCTGGCCAACCGGCACGAGCCGGAGCTGCGCACGCACGACCGGTACGGCAACCGCGTCGACGAGGTCGAGTTCCACCCCGGCTGGCACCACCTGATGCGCACGGCGATCGCGGAGGGACTGGCCGCATCACCCTGGGCGGACGACCGGCCCGGCGCCCATGTCGTGAGGACCGCCGGCGGACTGGTGTGGGGGCACACCGAGGCCGGGCACGGCTGCCCCACGTCGATGACCTACGCGGCCGTCCCGGCCCTGCGCCGGCAGCCGGAGCTGGCGAAGCTCTACGAGCCGCTGCTGACGAGCCGGGAGTACGACCCCGTCCTCAGGGAACCGACGCAGAAGCGCGGTCTGCTGGCGGGCATGGGGATGACCGAGAAGCAGGGCGGCTCCGACGTCCGGACGAACACCACGACGGCCACGCCCACGGCCGAGCCCGGGGTGTACACGCTGCGCGGGCACAAGTGGTTCACCTCGGCGCCGATGTGCGACGTGTTCCTGGTCCTGGCCCAGGCTCCGGGCGGGCTGTCGTGTTTCCTGGTGCCGCGTGTGCTGCCCGACGGCACCCGCAACACCTTCCGCATCCAGCGGCTGAAGGACAAGCTGGGCAACCGCTCCAACGCCTCCTCCGAGCCCGAGTTCGACGGGACCGTGGCCTGGCTGGTCGGCCCCGAGGGGCAGGGCGTGAAGACCATCATCGAGATGGTCAACTGCACACGGCTGGACTGCGTGATGATGTCGGCCGCGCTGATGCGCAAGTCCCTCGTCGAGGCGGGGCACCATGCGCGCCACCGCAGCGCGTTCGGCGCGCGGCTCGTGGACCAGCCGCTGATGCGCAACGTTCTCGCCGATCTTGCGCTGGAGTCCGAGGCCGCCACGACGCTGACCCTCCGGCTGGCGGGGGCGGCCGACCGGGCGATCCGCGGGGACGAGGGCGAGGTCGCGTTCCGCCGGATCGCCACCGCCGTCGGCAAATACTGGGTGACCAAGCGGGGCCCGGCCTTCACCGCGGAGGCCCTCGAATGCCTCGGCGGCAACGGCTACGTGGAGGACTCGGGCATGCCCCGGCACTACCGCGAAGCTCCCCTGCTGTCGATCTGGGAGGGCTCGGGGAACGTCAACGCCCTCGACGTGCTGCGGGCACTGAGCCGCGAACCGGGCACCGCGGAGGCCCTGTTCGGCGAGCTGGACCTCGCCCGGGGGGCGGACGCCCGGCTGGACGCGGCCGTGGCACGGCTCAAGACGGGACTGTCCGAGGCATCACAGACGACGGCACGCCGTCTCGTGGAGCAGACGGCACTGACGCTCCAGGCCTCCCTCCTCGTCCGGCACGCCCCTCCGGCGGTCGCCGACGCGTTCTGCGCGACGCGGCTCGGGGGTGACTGGGGGCACGCGTTCGGGACGCTGCCCCAGGCCGCGGGCCTGGCCGCGATAGTGGAACGGGCGCTGCCCGGCGGCGGCCGGGGCGCCGGGACGGACTGACGGGGCGCCGGAGCCGACCGACGGGGCGAGGAGGGCCGGCCCGCCCGGGCGGGCCGACTCGAACTCAAGCCACAGTTCGCGCACAGTCATCTCCCGATTCCGCTTCGTTGTCAGTGCCGTGGTGCAGACTCCCCGTCAGTGGCACATCGTCTGGGGGAGGACACCGTGTTCAGGGGGATCGACGAGGTCGACTGGGCCTCGCTGCGCCACGCGTACGGCAGCGCGGAGGACGTGCCCGGATTACTGCGGGGACTGGCCTCCGCCGACCCGGCCGAGCGGCAGACCGCGCTCGACGGGATGTACGGCGCCGTACACCACCGGGGCGATGTGTACGACGCGACGGTCGCCTGTGTTCCGTTTCTTCTCGCGCTCGCCGTCCGCGAGGAGGTGCGGGACCGGGCGGGAGTGGTGGAGCTCCTCGTCAGCATCGGCGACATCGGCGGTGCCGGCGATGATCTCGCGGTGAGAGCGCGTTCCGCCCTGCGTGCGCGTGCCGACGTCTTCGTCCGGCTCGCGGGCGACGCGGACGCCGGAGTGCGCCGGGCGGTCCCCGGGGCACTGGTGCGGTTCCTCGACCGGCCGGCGCGGGTGCTCGCCCTGGTGCGGGAGCGGATCACCGTGGAGCGGGACGACCGGGTCCTGTTCGCGCTGGCCGAGAGCCTCGGCCTGTTCGCGCGGCGCTACCGCCTCACCGACGATGCCCACGCCGCCGAGGCGGTGCGCCTGCTGACCGAGCTGAGCGGGCCCCCCTACGGCCCCGGACTCCGGCTCGCCGCACTCGGCCAACTCGCGGGGTGCGCCCCTGATCTGCTCCCCAACGATCTCGTCCCGACCGTCGTCCGGCTGCTGAGGGACAGATCCGGGCAGCGGACCGGGGCGGGGCACCCGTACGACTGTCCCGGTCCGGACACGCTCGCCGGCCGGCTGCTGCGGCTGCGCCCCTCGGACGAGGAGGGCTCCCGGCTGCTGCGGACCCTGCACTGCGCGCTCGGCAGCCGGGTGGCCGAACGGGTCGCCCTGCTGTGCGGGCAGTTGACCAGCCCGGATCCCCTCGACCGGTGCAACGGCGTGTGGATGTCGGCCGCGCTGTTCCGTGAGTGGCGTACCGGCCACGCGGAGCCCGTCGTCCTCATCGGCAATCAACTGGGCGCGGAGGAGGGCCGGTTGCACGACGCGTCGGTCGCCGTCCTGGTGGAGCTCTCGGAGCTGGCCGCGCCCGCCGCGGACCACCTCCACGCGCTGGTGGCGTACCGCCCCGAGCTCCGTACACGGCACGGGGAGCGGGGTGCGCCGGCGCTGGGCGGTCCGCTCAAGGCGCTGGCCGGCACCGGGGACGCGCGGGCCACGCCGGTGCTGGCCGAGGTGCTGGCGGGCCCGGTCGTACCGGACGACCTGGGGCTGGTGATACCCCGCCTGGGCCCCGCGGCCGTGCCGCTCGCCCCGGCGCTGCGGCGACGGCTCGCCCGTGTGCCGCTCGATGCGTCCGGCCTCCACGAGCGGGCCGTTCCCCTGCTGTCGGCACTCACCGCACTGGGCGACGTCGAGTCCACACCCGCGGTCCTGCGTCTGCTGCGCGGCATGCCGGACGGGCTGCGGCGGCGCGACACCGTCACCGAAGCGGCGGCCCGCGCCCTCGGCGCGTTCGGCGGCGCCGCGCGCGAGGCGGTACCGGAGCTGCGCGGGCTGCTGGAGACCGACTGTGCCGTCGCGGCGGCGGAGGCGCTCTGGTCGGTCACGGGCGACGCGGATGCCGTGCTGCCCGTGCTGCTGCGGGAGTTGACGGGCACCGGGGCCGGCCGCCGACGGCGTGCGGCGGCCGCACTGGGGCGGCTGGGCCGGGCGGCCCGTCCGGCCCTGCCCGGGCTGCGCGAGCTGGCCGGCTCCGGTGACGCGTGGGCGCGGGCCACGGCCGCATGCGCGGTGTGGCGGACAACCGGGGAACCGGAACACTTCCTTCCCGTTCTCCGCTCCACGTGGGTGGAACACCCGCGCACGCGCAGAACGATCGCCGAGTGCGCCTCGGCACTGGGACCGGCGGGAGCGCCCCTGCACGACATGCTCCGAGCGGAGCTCGCCTCTCCCCGACGGCACCGCACCGACTCCGGCGGCCACGGCATACACGAGGACCTGGGGTTGCTGCGGGCGTGCCGGGAGGCGCTGGCCGGGCGGGGGAACCGGTAGGGGCCTCACCCCGTCGTGCAGGGGGCCTCACCCCGTCGTGCGCCCCCACATCGGGCCGAAGCGGGACCACTCATCGTCCCACTGGGCGATGCGGCGACGCTCCAGGCGG
This is a stretch of genomic DNA from Streptomyces hawaiiensis. It encodes these proteins:
- a CDS encoding extracellular catalytic domain type 1 short-chain-length polyhydroxyalkanoate depolymerase, producing the protein MLLALVAALLALLAAPALTAPAAAAGEPARDSKRPAAVPAAALTEVTDFGANPSNLRMYVYVPESVTPKPAVVVAVHWCTGSGPDMYNGTEYDTLADRYGFIVLYPSVTRSSKCFDVSSPQALRRDGGSDPVGIKSMIDWTTRTYDADTGRIFATGISSGAMMTNVLLGDYPDVFAAGAAFSGVPFGCFATTDGSEWNSACSGGTVTRTPKEWGDLARGAYPGYTGPRPRMQIWHGTQDDVLRYPNFGEQIKQWTNVQGVSQTPATTDTPQSGWIRTRYGGTGDRAPVEAISLQGVGHNLYAQGMASRVLTFFGLDSSGPAPQPQPGACKVTASVNAWNTGLTATVTLTNTGTTTVNGWKLGFTLPAGQTVTGGWGATYTPSSGAVTATNVSYNGTIAPGASVSIGYQAGHGGNSAAPAAFTLNGTACAAG
- a CDS encoding PaaX family transcriptional regulator C-terminal domain-containing protein → MPMNVPARSGALDLRPLSARSVVLSLLLGTHPPELPVRELVRLVEGFDVGGSTLRAALSRMVAAGDLRRTDGGYRLSDRLLERQRRQDDAVHPRTRPWDGDWEMVVITATGRGPAERADLRTRLAALRLAELREGVWLRPANLTRALPGVLDQVVQRYSARPGRPSGELAETLWPLGAWSATARDLLAHIAGARRPAGRLTAFAAVVRHLLADPVLPPGLLPADWPGTELRAAYTGYQRELIGEVRARVRGT
- a CDS encoding pectate lyase gives rise to the protein MTSATRPHTRGRALTGALATLGLSIGMIMTTQAPAASAATWPTPNGSQGTSSTISVSGTKDYGMKRYYGTGELAGDGQEEGQDPIFKLANGAVLKNVILGAPAADGIHCEGSCTLQNVWWEDVGEDAATFRGGNGATYQVIGGGAKKAADKVFQHNGGGTLTISNFAVQEFKTLYRSCGDCSTQYTRKVNLNTIDVTGTGSTARLVGINVNRNDVATLRNITIRNDSGRKVVPCQKYNNNTAVGSGPDSKNCLYSTSDITYR
- a CDS encoding DNA alkylation response protein translates to MVSTPHEHQAYGGPATHDVTNQAPPLTPYDASDDTALLEGLRREGAGWAEEDLRRLGRQAGSAQAQEWADLANRHEPELRTHDRYGNRVDEVEFHPGWHHLMRTAIAEGLAASPWADDRPGAHVVRTAGGLVWGHTEAGHGCPTSMTYAAVPALRRQPELAKLYEPLLTSREYDPVLREPTQKRGLLAGMGMTEKQGGSDVRTNTTTATPTAEPGVYTLRGHKWFTSAPMCDVFLVLAQAPGGLSCFLVPRVLPDGTRNTFRIQRLKDKLGNRSNASSEPEFDGTVAWLVGPEGQGVKTIIEMVNCTRLDCVMMSAALMRKSLVEAGHHARHRSAFGARLVDQPLMRNVLADLALESEAATTLTLRLAGAADRAIRGDEGEVAFRRIATAVGKYWVTKRGPAFTAEALECLGGNGYVEDSGMPRHYREAPLLSIWEGSGNVNALDVLRALSREPGTAEALFGELDLARGADARLDAAVARLKTGLSEASQTTARRLVEQTALTLQASLLVRHAPPAVADAFCATRLGGDWGHAFGTLPQAAGLAAIVERALPGGGRGAGTD
- a CDS encoding HEAT repeat domain-containing protein, giving the protein MFRGIDEVDWASLRHAYGSAEDVPGLLRGLASADPAERQTALDGMYGAVHHRGDVYDATVACVPFLLALAVREEVRDRAGVVELLVSIGDIGGAGDDLAVRARSALRARADVFVRLAGDADAGVRRAVPGALVRFLDRPARVLALVRERITVERDDRVLFALAESLGLFARRYRLTDDAHAAEAVRLLTELSGPPYGPGLRLAALGQLAGCAPDLLPNDLVPTVVRLLRDRSGQRTGAGHPYDCPGPDTLAGRLLRLRPSDEEGSRLLRTLHCALGSRVAERVALLCGQLTSPDPLDRCNGVWMSAALFREWRTGHAEPVVLIGNQLGAEEGRLHDASVAVLVELSELAAPAADHLHALVAYRPELRTRHGERGAPALGGPLKALAGTGDARATPVLAEVLAGPVVPDDLGLVIPRLGPAAVPLAPALRRRLARVPLDASGLHERAVPLLSALTALGDVESTPAVLRLLRGMPDGLRRRDTVTEAAARALGAFGGAAREAVPELRGLLETDCAVAAAEALWSVTGDADAVLPVLLRELTGTGAGRRRRAAAALGRLGRAARPALPGLRELAGSGDAWARATAACAVWRTTGEPEHFLPVLRSTWVEHPRTRRTIAECASALGPAGAPLHDMLRAELASPRRHRTDSGGHGIHEDLGLLRACREALAGRGNR